The following are encoded together in the Candidatus Anoxymicrobium japonicum genome:
- a CDS encoding TldD/PmbA family protein — protein MGASYCDIRVEESDGLDIELKDGVLEKAVSGREKGFGIRLLADGAWGFYSSNLFSQGVLEKGLTQALAIARASAKMGAEKIELAEVRPEKGGELWKPRKNPADYSIEEKMAVLRDMDRAVRQFPEIKSVTTGYGDGTSTSRFLSSEGADVTSEVTRTVAQVNFIARKDGEITGRRARIGGTLGYEIFDIMDPVEKGVEAAKATVALLSAQHAPAGTFTLVADPDLAGVFAHEALGHAAEADLVVNGESILEGRLGQRLGSELVTIVDDPSIPGAFGSFPFDDEGLRAERKVLVEKGILKTFINDRYTAAKLDLAPNGGARAESYGVRPLVRMSNTLIQNGGLSFEELLEDIGTGIYAKGTRGGQVDTAKGSFQFAAQEAYLVEKGDITKPLKDVSLSGTILGTLLNIDGVGNDQSMGDPGFCGKGQMVPVGDGGPHIRIRDVVVGGQ, from the coding sequence ATGGGCGCATCCTACTGCGACATCCGCGTCGAGGAGTCGGACGGGCTTGACATCGAACTCAAGGACGGCGTGCTCGAAAAGGCGGTCTCCGGCAGGGAAAAGGGATTCGGCATACGGCTTCTCGCCGACGGCGCCTGGGGTTTTTACTCATCCAACCTCTTTTCGCAAGGGGTTCTTGAAAAGGGGCTGACGCAGGCGCTTGCGATAGCCCGCGCCTCCGCGAAGATGGGGGCCGAGAAGATAGAGCTTGCCGAGGTCAGGCCGGAAAAAGGCGGGGAACTCTGGAAACCGCGCAAGAACCCTGCGGACTACTCCATCGAGGAAAAGATGGCGGTGCTTCGCGACATGGACCGCGCCGTCCGGCAGTTTCCGGAGATAAAGAGCGTGACCACCGGATACGGCGACGGCACCTCGACCTCCCGCTTTTTGAGCAGCGAAGGCGCAGACGTCACAAGCGAGGTCACAAGAACCGTGGCGCAGGTCAATTTCATTGCCAGAAAGGACGGCGAGATAACGGGGAGAAGGGCGCGCATCGGCGGGACGCTCGGATACGAGATATTCGACATAATGGATCCTGTCGAAAAAGGGGTCGAAGCTGCAAAAGCGACGGTTGCCCTCCTGTCGGCGCAGCACGCCCCCGCAGGCACGTTCACCCTGGTTGCCGACCCCGACCTTGCAGGCGTTTTCGCCCACGAAGCCCTCGGCCACGCCGCAGAGGCGGATCTTGTGGTCAACGGGGAATCCATACTCGAAGGCAGGCTCGGGCAGAGGTTAGGCTCCGAACTCGTGACGATAGTGGACGACCCCTCGATTCCCGGCGCTTTCGGCTCTTTCCCGTTCGACGACGAGGGTTTGCGGGCGGAACGCAAGGTCCTTGTTGAAAAAGGCATACTGAAAACCTTCATCAACGACCGGTATACCGCTGCAAAACTGGATCTCGCTCCGAACGGCGGCGCAAGGGCCGAATCCTACGGAGTTCGCCCGCTTGTCAGGATGAGCAACACCTTGATACAGAACGGCGGGCTTTCCTTCGAAGAACTCCTGGAGGATATCGGAACCGGCATATACGCCAAGGGCACGAGAGGCGGCCAGGTCGATACCGCGAAGGGTTCGTTCCAGTTCGCGGCGCAGGAAGCCTACCTCGTCGAAAAGGGCGATATCACAAAACCGCTAAAGGACGTCTCGCTTAGCGGAACGATTCTTGGCACCCTGCTCAACATAGATGGCGTGGGCAACGACCAGTCGATGGGGGACCCCGGCTTTTGCGGAAAAGGGCAGATGGTCCCGGTCGGCGACGGCGGGCCTCACATCAGGATACGGGATGTCGTCGTGGGCGGGCAATAG